In one window of Deinococcus aquiradiocola DNA:
- a CDS encoding GntR family transcriptional regulator, which produces MFTRPTLIRESVYDHLRDAILNGEFQPAERLGEVELTERLGVSRTPIREAIQRLTQDGLLESTPGRGVRIRVVSAAEARDTYLVRETLDGLAAALAAQHHTPAQATTLERTLRDLEAASSDDYREQTRLDLAFHRHIAQAAHNVPLLDLARDLEQRVALVKHQTRVYNSHPQTAAQHRAILRAVLDRDETAAREAAALHVRTFAALVMDNLGETPHPTPT; this is translated from the coding sequence ATGTTCACCCGCCCGACGCTCATCCGTGAAAGTGTCTACGATCACCTGCGCGACGCCATCCTGAACGGCGAATTCCAGCCTGCCGAACGGCTCGGCGAGGTGGAGCTCACCGAACGGCTCGGCGTGAGCCGCACCCCCATCCGCGAAGCCATCCAGCGCCTCACGCAGGACGGCCTGCTGGAAAGCACGCCCGGACGCGGCGTCCGCATCCGCGTCGTCAGCGCCGCCGAAGCGCGCGACACGTACCTCGTGCGCGAAACGCTCGACGGGCTCGCCGCCGCCCTCGCCGCGCAGCACCACACGCCCGCCCAGGCCACCACCCTCGAACGCACCCTGCGCGACCTCGAAGCCGCCAGCAGCGACGACTACCGCGAACAGACCCGCCTCGACCTGGCCTTCCACCGGCACATCGCGCAGGCCGCGCACAACGTCCCCCTCCTCGACCTCGCCCGCGACCTCGAACAACGCGTGGCGCTCGTCAAGCACCAGACCCGCGTGTACAACAGCCACCCACAGACCGCCGCGCAGCACCGGGCCATCCTCCGCGCCGTCCTCGACCGCGACGAGACCGCCGCACGCGAGGCCGCCGCGCTGCACGTCCGGACCTTCGCGGCCCTCGTCATGGACAACCTCGGCGAGACGCCCCACCCCACCCCCACCTGA
- a CDS encoding proline dehydrogenase family protein, protein MFDRLYRSAVLGVASRKPVEDLVRARAWSVAQRFVAGEQSTTAIQAVQDLARDGILGNLDLLGEFVNSPETANIFAEQVLALQTQAAAAGVAPYVSVKLSSVGQGLTVNGEDLGLHNARRIVAQAREYGGFVCLDMEDHPRVDVTLAQLRTLIGEFGREHVGSVLQSYLYRSEADRAALDDLRPNLRIVKGAYLEPETVAMPVKADVDAAYRRLVYSHLKAGNYTNIATHDPEIISDVKMFVLSHGIPRTQFEFQMLYGIRRDLQKKLAAEGFTVRAYIPYGRDWYAYFSRRIAERPANVMFVLRGMLKG, encoded by the coding sequence ATGTTCGACCGCCTGTACCGTTCCGCCGTCCTCGGCGTCGCCAGCCGCAAACCCGTCGAGGACCTCGTCCGTGCCCGCGCATGGAGCGTCGCGCAGCGCTTCGTGGCGGGCGAACAGTCCACCACCGCCATCCAGGCCGTGCAGGACCTCGCCCGTGACGGCATCCTCGGCAACCTCGACCTGCTCGGCGAGTTCGTGAACAGCCCCGAAACCGCCAACATCTTCGCCGAACAGGTCCTCGCCCTGCAGACGCAGGCCGCCGCCGCAGGCGTCGCCCCCTACGTCAGCGTCAAACTCAGCAGCGTCGGGCAGGGCCTCACCGTGAACGGCGAGGACCTCGGCCTGCACAACGCCCGCCGCATCGTCGCGCAGGCCCGCGAGTACGGCGGCTTCGTGTGCCTCGACATGGAAGACCACCCGCGCGTGGACGTCACCCTCGCGCAACTCCGCACCCTGATCGGCGAGTTCGGACGCGAGCACGTCGGCAGCGTCCTGCAGAGCTACCTGTACCGCAGCGAGGCGGACCGCGCCGCGCTCGACGACCTGCGCCCCAACCTCCGCATCGTGAAGGGCGCGTACCTGGAACCCGAAACGGTCGCCATGCCCGTCAAGGCCGACGTGGACGCCGCGTACCGCCGCCTCGTGTACAGCCACCTCAAGGCCGGCAACTACACCAACATCGCCACGCACGACCCGGAAATCATCAGCGACGTCAAGATGTTCGTCCTCAGCCACGGCATTCCCCGCACGCAGTTCGAGTTCCAGATGCTGTACGGCATCCGCCGCGACCTGCAGAAGAAACTCGCCGCCGAAGGCTTCACCGTCCGCGCGTACATCCCGTACGGCCGCGACTGGTACGCGTACTTCAGCCGCCGCATCGCCGAACGCCCCGCGAACGTCATGTTCGTGCTGCGCGGCATGCTCAAGGGCTGA
- the pruA gene encoding L-glutamate gamma-semialdehyde dehydrogenase, whose product MLKVQEYRPQAFTDFTKEENVQAYQAALKKVRAELVGKHYPLVIDGERVDTAEKLTSLNPCDTSEVVGTTAKATVEDAERALQGAWKAFESWKKWDVDARARILLKASAILKARRLEACALMSVEVGKNYAEADVEVAEAIDFLEYYARSAMKYAGFGAAETTWFEGEENGLMFMPVGVGVSISPWNFPCAIFLGMLAAPIVAGNCVIAKPAEDSGLIAGMMVDILLEAGMPAGVLQFLPGVGKEVGEYLTTHARTRFITFTGSRAVGLHINEVAAKTQPGQKWIKKVILELGGKDGLIVDETADLDVAVTAAVQGAFGFNGQKCSAMSRLIVVDSVYDAVVSGFVERTKALKVGTGEENANVTAVVNQMSFDKIKGYLELAPSEGKVLLGGEATGEANGKMGYYVQPTIVGDVKRDARLAQEEIFGPVVSVIRARDWQDALEIANSTEYGLTGGVCSRDRARLEQARHEFEAGNLYFNRKITGAIVGVQPFGGYNMSGTDSKAGGPDYLANFMQLKTVTERW is encoded by the coding sequence ATGCTGAAAGTTCAGGAGTACCGTCCGCAGGCCTTTACCGATTTCACGAAGGAAGAGAACGTTCAGGCGTATCAGGCTGCCCTCAAGAAGGTGCGGGCCGAACTGGTCGGGAAGCACTACCCGCTGGTGATTGACGGCGAGCGCGTGGACACGGCCGAGAAGCTGACCTCGCTGAACCCGTGCGACACCTCGGAAGTGGTGGGCACGACGGCGAAGGCCACTGTCGAGGACGCCGAGCGTGCCCTGCAGGGCGCGTGGAAGGCGTTCGAGTCGTGGAAGAAGTGGGACGTGGATGCCCGCGCCCGCATCCTGCTGAAGGCGTCCGCGATCCTGAAGGCCCGCCGCCTGGAGGCGTGCGCGCTGATGAGCGTCGAGGTCGGCAAAAACTACGCGGAGGCGGACGTGGAGGTGGCGGAGGCCATCGATTTCCTGGAGTACTACGCGCGGAGCGCCATGAAGTACGCGGGGTTCGGCGCAGCGGAGACGACGTGGTTCGAGGGCGAGGAGAACGGCCTGATGTTCATGCCGGTGGGCGTGGGCGTGAGCATCAGCCCGTGGAACTTCCCGTGCGCGATCTTCCTGGGCATGCTGGCCGCGCCGATCGTGGCCGGGAACTGCGTGATCGCGAAGCCCGCCGAGGACAGCGGCCTGATCGCGGGCATGATGGTGGACATCCTGCTGGAGGCCGGGATGCCTGCGGGGGTGCTGCAGTTCCTGCCGGGCGTGGGCAAGGAAGTGGGTGAGTACCTGACGACGCACGCGCGGACGCGGTTCATCACGTTCACGGGGAGCCGCGCGGTGGGCCTGCACATCAACGAGGTGGCCGCGAAGACGCAGCCGGGCCAGAAGTGGATCAAGAAGGTCATTCTGGAGCTGGGCGGCAAGGACGGCCTGATCGTGGACGAGACGGCGGACCTGGACGTGGCGGTGACGGCGGCGGTGCAGGGCGCGTTCGGTTTCAACGGTCAGAAGTGCAGCGCCATGAGTCGCCTGATCGTGGTGGACAGCGTGTACGACGCCGTGGTCAGTGGCTTCGTGGAGCGCACGAAGGCCCTGAAGGTCGGCACGGGTGAGGAGAACGCGAACGTCACGGCGGTCGTGAACCAGATGAGCTTCGACAAGATCAAAGGCTACCTGGAACTCGCGCCCAGTGAGGGCAAAGTGCTGCTGGGCGGCGAGGCGACGGGCGAAGCGAACGGCAAGATGGGGTACTACGTGCAGCCGACCATCGTGGGCGACGTGAAGCGGGACGCGCGGCTGGCGCAGGAGGAGATCTTCGGGCCGGTCGTGTCGGTGATCCGCGCGCGGGACTGGCAGGACGCGCTGGAGATCGCGAACAGCACCGAGTACGGCCTGACGGGCGGCGTGTGCAGCCGGGACCGGGCGCGGCTGGAGCAGGCCCGGCACGAGTTCGAGGCGGGGAACCTGTACTTCAACCGCAAGATCACGGGCGCGATCGTGGGCGTGCAGCCGTTCGGCGGGTACAACATGAGCGGTACGGACAGCAAGGCGGGCGGCCCGGACTACCTGGCGAACTTCATGCAGCTGAAGACGGTGACGGAACGCTGGTGA
- the tdh gene encoding L-threonine 3-dehydrogenase, whose product MTALTKQFPREGIWMQTVPRPTPGPNDLLIRVRKSSICGTDVHIYNWDDWASRTIPEGMVVGHEYVGVVEEVGSEVRGFSVGDRVSGEGHITCGHCRNCRAGRRHLCRNTQGVGVNRPGSFAEYLVLPAFNAFRIPDSIPDDVAAIFDPFGNAVHTALSFELVAEDVLITGAGPIGAMACAVARHAGARNVVITDINDYRLDLALKMGATRAVNVAREDLWSVAQSELGMTEGFDVGLEMSGSGAALNQMLRAMNHGGKVALLGIPAAGVTIDWNDVIFKGLVIKGIYGREMFETWYKMAALVQSGLDLTPIITHHYGIREYQQGFDAMRSGQSGKVILDWEA is encoded by the coding sequence ATGACGGCCCTCACCAAGCAGTTCCCCCGCGAGGGCATCTGGATGCAGACGGTGCCGCGCCCCACGCCCGGCCCGAACGACCTCCTCATCCGCGTCCGCAAGAGCAGCATCTGCGGCACGGACGTGCACATCTACAACTGGGACGACTGGGCGTCCCGCACCATTCCCGAGGGCATGGTGGTCGGGCACGAGTACGTCGGCGTGGTCGAGGAGGTCGGCAGCGAGGTGCGCGGCTTCTCGGTCGGGGACCGCGTGAGCGGCGAGGGCCACATCACCTGCGGGCACTGCCGCAACTGCCGCGCGGGCCGCCGTCACCTGTGCCGCAACACGCAGGGCGTCGGCGTGAACCGCCCCGGCAGCTTCGCCGAGTACCTCGTGCTGCCCGCCTTCAACGCTTTCCGCATTCCGGACAGCATTCCGGACGACGTGGCCGCCATCTTCGACCCGTTCGGGAATGCCGTGCACACCGCGCTCAGCTTCGAGCTCGTCGCCGAGGACGTGCTCATCACGGGTGCCGGTCCGATCGGCGCGATGGCGTGCGCCGTCGCCCGGCACGCCGGGGCGCGCAACGTCGTCATCACCGACATCAACGACTACCGCCTCGACCTCGCCCTCAAGATGGGCGCCACCCGCGCCGTCAACGTCGCCCGCGAGGACCTGTGGAGCGTCGCGCAGAGCGAACTCGGCATGACGGAGGGCTTCGACGTGGGCCTGGAAATGAGCGGGTCCGGCGCGGCCCTCAACCAGATGCTGCGCGCCATGAACCACGGCGGCAAGGTCGCGCTGCTCGGCATCCCGGCGGCAGGCGTCACCATCGACTGGAACGACGTGATCTTCAAGGGCCTCGTCATCAAGGGCATCTACGGCCGCGAGATGTTCGAGACGTGGTACAAGATGGCGGCCCTCGTGCAGTCCGGCCTGGACCTCACGCCCATCATCACGCACCACTACGGCATCCGCGAGTACCAGCAGGGCTTCGACGCCATGCGCAGCGGACAGAGCGGCAAGGTCATCCTCGACTGGGAAGCCTGA
- a CDS encoding S8 family serine peptidase → MKNARPVPSPLLSRGLLAASLALALAACGQQSVTAPAPTASTPDTTITAGQDPAVSGAYLVGFRETPATIGTQSVGTLSVQAQALAIQAAGGTLTSQYADLNAAAVNLTPAALAALKANPNVEYVEPDYLRHAYGTRSGQTDAPGEKATRTIGTQAVSAQAVRWTASGETTWGDTALRVPTLRTNNYTGSGVAVCVGDTGIDGNHPEFARKLKGYQNFTSDANRTSAYNLNDVSHHGTHVSGTIYAQYGAGTGAAGLQPGENTNGVGGVATGANLYMARVLGDSGSGSSSGIINGVNWCASQLKSKGGTEAHVVISLSLGGGSASQTEQRAYTAAYNAGALVVAATGNDGAAVSYPAAYTNVLAVGAIDDNGVVASFSNFGSKVALVGPGVHVLSSVPLGQGSAASASAVNVPAFTDVSGADKSGKGTFTGSIVKAGDGTGTAGANQFCGTSTRNAALSGNIALIARGTCSFEEKVANAVASGAKGVMVYNNAAGPLGMSLTNTYTVPVVGLTQTDGQATLAKLPTTGTVAITSADYEYFDGTSMATPHVSAAAAVVWAAKPTLTPATLTTLLQNTATDLGTAGKDNSYGYGLVDPYKAITGN, encoded by the coding sequence ATGAAGAACGCCCGTCCTGTCCCGTCTCCCCTGCTCTCCAGAGGCCTGCTCGCCGCGTCGCTCGCCCTTGCCCTCGCCGCCTGCGGGCAGCAGAGCGTCACCGCGCCAGCACCCACCGCCAGCACCCCGGACACCACCATCACCGCCGGACAGGACCCCGCCGTGAGCGGCGCGTACCTCGTCGGCTTCCGCGAGACGCCCGCCACCATCGGCACGCAGAGCGTCGGCACCCTCAGCGTGCAGGCGCAGGCGCTCGCCATCCAGGCCGCCGGAGGCACCCTCACCTCCCAGTACGCCGACCTGAACGCCGCCGCCGTGAACCTCACGCCCGCCGCGCTCGCCGCCCTGAAAGCCAACCCGAACGTCGAGTACGTCGAGCCCGACTACCTGCGCCACGCCTACGGCACCCGCAGCGGTCAGACCGACGCGCCCGGCGAGAAGGCCACCCGCACCATCGGCACGCAGGCCGTGAGCGCCCAGGCCGTCCGCTGGACCGCCAGCGGCGAAACCACCTGGGGCGACACCGCCCTGCGCGTCCCCACCCTCCGCACCAACAACTACACCGGGTCCGGCGTGGCTGTCTGCGTGGGCGACACCGGCATCGACGGCAACCACCCCGAGTTCGCACGGAAACTCAAGGGCTACCAGAACTTCACCTCCGACGCCAACCGCACCAGCGCCTACAACCTCAACGACGTGTCGCACCACGGCACGCACGTCTCCGGCACCATCTACGCGCAGTACGGCGCGGGCACCGGCGCGGCCGGACTGCAGCCCGGCGAGAACACGAACGGCGTGGGCGGCGTCGCCACCGGCGCGAACCTCTACATGGCCCGCGTCCTCGGTGACAGCGGCTCCGGCAGCAGCAGCGGCATCATCAACGGCGTGAACTGGTGTGCGTCGCAGCTCAAGAGCAAGGGCGGCACCGAAGCGCACGTCGTCATCAGCCTGTCCCTGGGCGGCGGCAGCGCCAGCCAGACCGAGCAGCGCGCGTACACCGCCGCGTACAACGCGGGCGCCCTCGTGGTCGCCGCGACCGGCAACGACGGCGCGGCCGTCAGCTACCCCGCCGCGTACACCAACGTCCTCGCGGTCGGCGCCATCGACGACAACGGCGTGGTCGCGTCGTTCAGCAACTTCGGCAGCAAGGTCGCGCTCGTCGGCCCCGGCGTGCACGTCCTCAGCAGCGTCCCGCTCGGCCAGGGCAGCGCCGCCAGCGCCAGCGCCGTGAACGTCCCCGCCTTCACCGACGTGAGCGGCGCCGACAAGAGCGGCAAGGGCACCTTCACCGGCAGCATCGTCAAGGCGGGCGACGGGACCGGTACCGCAGGCGCGAACCAGTTCTGCGGCACCAGCACCCGCAACGCGGCCCTGAGCGGCAACATCGCCCTCATCGCGCGCGGCACCTGCTCCTTCGAGGAGAAGGTCGCGAACGCCGTCGCCAGCGGCGCCAAGGGCGTCATGGTGTACAACAACGCGGCCGGTCCGCTCGGCATGAGCCTCACCAACACCTACACCGTCCCCGTCGTGGGCCTCACGCAGACGGACGGTCAGGCGACCCTCGCGAAACTCCCCACCACCGGCACGGTCGCCATCACCAGCGCCGACTACGAATACTTCGACGGGACCAGCATGGCCACCCCGCACGTCAGCGCCGCCGCCGCCGTCGTCTGGGCCGCCAAGCCCACCCTGACGCCCGCCACCCTCACCACCCTGCTGCAGAACACCGCC
- a CDS encoding uracil-DNA glycosylase gives MTTPAGPAQTLYRSQGSDRAVVPGWMNVLPGVQDAIELQIDLSDADRSREQAMLLVEFWATPADLTLQSLLPVRAFQGEPKGWCVFLPAQGRVFIRAIDPQPNPPLLAAHAINLDPATPPGTLVNVKVAFPGSGGN, from the coding sequence GTGACGACGCCCGCCGGTCCCGCCCAGACGCTGTACCGCAGTCAGGGCAGCGACCGGGCCGTGGTGCCCGGCTGGATGAACGTGCTGCCCGGCGTGCAGGACGCCATCGAGCTGCAGATCGACCTGAGCGACGCCGACCGCAGCCGCGAGCAGGCGATGCTGCTGGTGGAGTTCTGGGCGACGCCCGCCGACCTGACGCTGCAGTCCCTGCTGCCGGTCCGGGCCTTCCAGGGCGAACCGAAAGGCTGGTGCGTGTTCCTGCCCGCGCAGGGCCGCGTCTTCATCCGCGCCATCGACCCGCAGCCGAACCCGCCGCTGCTGGCCGCGCACGCCATCAACCTCGACCCGGCCACCCCTCCGGGGACGCTCGTGAACGTGAAGGTCGCCTTCCCCGGCTCCGGCGGCAACTGA